The Sorangiineae bacterium MSr11367 genome window below encodes:
- a CDS encoding sulfatase-like hydrolase/transferase: MNAVWTFVRRAALPRIGTILLAWVALLAVEHVAVGFGYRALFVGTWEMGAARTFVSPITLAMLLPGAVLAYLFAELARNGVREEAARVACAIFAALGSAAVAIGVSGGRHMESLAVRAPFVALLSLLGATAAYVAAPRLVGFAARSPRAFAAIGAVGAGLFWAADSFVLPRLYPAFHLGLFVLTLAAAAFAARPIWNFRRTGTVVLVFSVACALVTPWAAQRLATVDNLRVVLLEHAPLMGRAVMLAAAIAPPADDLAEGEGLTSLDSVTSAKVIPGQTGQTGQVPRALDWTGRDIVLISVDALRADHVGAYGYKRPTTPNIDKLAAEGTLFESAYCPTPHTSYSITSMMTGKYMRPLLLVGLGEDSETWAKLMRQYGHLTAAFYPPAVFFIDASRFTTFEKSGLDFEYRRVEFSSADERAEQVGRYLDRGAQPSRPLFLWVHLFEPHEPYVMHPEHLFGAPDAPTDRDRYDSEVAAADAGIGKILARVREKRPHAVVMLTADHGEEFGEHGGRYHGTTVYDEQVRVPLIVAGGGAPKRVSSVVQTIDLLPTTLSALGIPRPARLRGRDLGSLIADRPSQEAPAGGLAFVETDHFTLLARGQDRLVCARKAGACTLYDAKSDPHEEHDVGGARPDTVKELRQLTAAIAREHGRLERGDAQAWPEALRRGSQGDVEAAPDVAMLLDDVRLDVRRKAADVLFDLRAPATAAALQRALATAEDPQVRAGCALALVRLGEAPSRAAEDALKSPLEWKRRAALAFAERGDARGLADLLAWWNESRGEREMNLDFERAKELLVAFAKLRDPSAVSPLVRTLGDVRLRPFIADALATIGEPSARPSLLAAFATERYVPTRPHLARALLALGATREEMRAPLLRFAGLPEPMPEAMTFALDAKVLDEVHGGWVAPVAKGGAPTAEVAVTLPTPRQKRPAPLRLLVLLEKEGDTVQGTAEARPVSSASGEGALRVVELGPEALELPRIHLQLAAPGGIRALWLLPHTEEIEPPPPEPWDAGSVDPADSGQ, from the coding sequence ATGAACGCTGTGTGGACCTTCGTCCGGCGGGCGGCGTTGCCGCGCATCGGCACCATTTTGCTGGCGTGGGTCGCGCTCTTGGCCGTCGAGCACGTGGCCGTGGGCTTCGGCTACCGCGCGCTGTTCGTGGGCACATGGGAGATGGGCGCGGCGCGCACCTTCGTGAGCCCCATCACGCTGGCCATGCTGCTGCCGGGCGCCGTGCTCGCGTATCTCTTCGCCGAGCTCGCCCGCAACGGCGTGCGCGAAGAGGCGGCGCGCGTGGCCTGCGCCATATTTGCCGCGTTGGGCTCGGCGGCCGTGGCCATCGGTGTCTCCGGCGGACGTCACATGGAGAGCCTCGCGGTGCGGGCGCCTTTCGTCGCGCTCCTGAGCCTTCTCGGCGCGACGGCGGCCTACGTGGCGGCGCCGCGGCTCGTGGGGTTTGCCGCGCGGTCGCCCCGGGCTTTCGCGGCCATCGGTGCGGTCGGCGCGGGGCTTTTCTGGGCGGCGGACTCCTTCGTGCTGCCGCGCCTCTACCCGGCGTTTCACCTGGGGCTCTTCGTCCTGACGCTCGCGGCGGCGGCCTTCGCGGCGCGGCCCATCTGGAATTTCCGGCGCACGGGCACCGTGGTGCTGGTGTTCTCCGTGGCCTGTGCATTGGTCACGCCGTGGGCCGCCCAGAGGCTCGCCACCGTCGACAATCTGCGCGTGGTGCTGCTGGAGCATGCGCCGCTGATGGGGCGTGCCGTGATGCTCGCGGCGGCCATTGCACCGCCGGCGGACGATCTGGCCGAGGGGGAGGGGCTGACGAGCCTCGACAGCGTGACCAGCGCGAAGGTGATCCCGGGGCAAACGGGGCAGACGGGACAGGTGCCGCGTGCCCTGGATTGGACCGGGCGCGACATCGTCCTCATCTCGGTGGACGCCCTCCGTGCGGACCACGTGGGGGCCTACGGTTACAAGCGGCCCACCACCCCGAACATCGACAAGCTCGCCGCCGAGGGCACGCTGTTCGAGTCGGCATACTGCCCGACGCCGCACACGTCGTATTCGATCACGTCGATGATGACGGGCAAGTACATGCGCCCGCTGCTTCTCGTCGGCCTTGGCGAGGACTCGGAGACGTGGGCCAAGTTGATGCGGCAGTACGGGCACCTGACCGCGGCCTTCTACCCGCCGGCCGTGTTCTTCATCGATGCCTCGCGCTTCACCACCTTCGAGAAATCCGGCCTGGACTTCGAATACCGCCGGGTCGAGTTCTCATCGGCCGACGAGCGCGCCGAGCAGGTTGGGCGCTACCTGGATCGCGGCGCGCAGCCTTCGCGGCCGCTCTTTCTCTGGGTGCACTTGTTCGAGCCGCACGAGCCCTACGTGATGCACCCGGAGCATCTTTTCGGCGCGCCGGACGCACCGACGGATCGCGATCGCTACGACAGTGAAGTCGCCGCCGCCGATGCGGGCATCGGAAAAATCCTGGCGCGGGTGCGCGAGAAGCGCCCCCATGCCGTGGTGATGCTCACCGCCGATCACGGCGAGGAATTCGGCGAGCACGGTGGCCGCTACCACGGCACCACGGTCTACGACGAGCAGGTGCGCGTGCCGCTCATCGTCGCCGGCGGAGGCGCCCCCAAGCGCGTTTCGTCGGTGGTGCAGACCATCGATTTGCTCCCGACCACGTTGTCGGCGCTGGGGATCCCCCGGCCTGCACGGCTGCGCGGGCGCGATCTGGGGTCGCTGATCGCCGACCGGCCGTCCCAAGAAGCCCCGGCGGGCGGCCTGGCCTTCGTGGAGACCGACCATTTCACCCTGCTGGCGCGCGGCCAGGATCGCCTGGTGTGCGCACGCAAAGCGGGGGCGTGCACCCTGTACGACGCGAAGAGCGATCCGCACGAGGAACACGACGTGGGCGGGGCCCGTCCCGACACGGTGAAGGAGCTGCGTCAATTGACGGCGGCCATCGCGCGCGAGCATGGCCGCCTGGAACGCGGTGATGCGCAGGCCTGGCCCGAGGCGCTGCGGCGAGGGTCGCAGGGCGACGTCGAGGCGGCCCCCGACGTGGCCATGCTGCTCGACGACGTGCGGCTCGACGTGCGCCGCAAGGCGGCCGATGTGCTCTTCGATCTGCGCGCGCCGGCCACGGCGGCGGCGCTGCAGCGGGCGCTCGCCACCGCGGAAGATCCCCAGGTTCGTGCCGGCTGCGCGCTGGCGTTGGTCCGGCTCGGCGAAGCGCCGTCGCGCGCGGCGGAGGACGCCCTCAAGTCGCCGCTGGAGTGGAAGCGCCGTGCGGCGTTGGCCTTCGCGGAGCGGGGCGATGCCCGCGGCCTGGCCGATCTTCTCGCCTGGTGGAACGAAAGCCGCGGCGAGCGTGAGATGAACCTCGACTTCGAACGCGCGAAGGAGCTGCTCGTCGCCTTCGCCAAATTGCGCGATCCCAGCGCCGTGTCCCCCTTGGTCCGCACGCTGGGCGATGTGCGTTTGCGTCCTTTCATCGCCGACGCGCTGGCGACCATCGGGGAGCCCTCGGCCCGGCCGTCGTTGCTGGCGGCGTTCGCCACAGAGCGGTACGTTCCCACGCGCCCGCACTTGGCGCGGGCACTTCTCGCCCTGGGCGCCACCCGCGAGGAGATGCGCGCCCCGCTTCTGCGCTTTGCCGGGTTGCCCGAGCCCATGCCCGAGGCCATGACTTTCGCCCTCGACGCGAAGGTCCTCGACGAGGTCCACGGCGGCTGGGTGGCCCCGGTCGCGAAGGGCGGGGCGCCGACCGCGGAGGTCGCGGTGACGTTGCCCACGCCGCGGCAGAAGCGCCCGGCGCCGTTGCGCTTGCTGGTGCTCCTCGAAAAAGAAGGCGACACCGTTCAGGGCACCGCCGAGGCGCGCCCGGTGTCCTCCGCCTCGGGCGAAGGTGCCCTTCGCGTCGTGGAACTGGGGCCCGAAGCGCTGGAATTGCCGCGGATCCACCTGCAGCTTGCCGCCCCGGGCGGCATCCGGGCGCTCTGGCTTTTGCCACATACCGAAGAGATAGAGCCGCCTCCTCCGGAACCATGGGACGCCGGAAGCGTTGACCCCGCGGATTCCGGGCAATAA
- a CDS encoding PQQ-binding-like beta-propeller repeat protein — protein sequence MRAWKRTALAAFGLLAMGAGCATSETANDRVSPEAPLWYRRPANTMSVLLKRSLTATGRTTGEDWERGRAEIDPAHGRIFVGTADRGFYALRAGDGSTIWRFETLGVVQCESLYDAELDIVYFGSHDGALYAVRAFDGSLVWRYFTGAEVARRPVRNGEMLYFANGSDQLFAVDRRTGKKKWQAQRTSALGMEIAGYAGPALANNKVYLAFSDGHVVAYDARDGSEKWTPVDLSAEAEQNTAAGEVPRYLDVDTTPVPNDIPGSGNVVYVASYAGGVFALDAETGSRVWVNDQARGVTDLTLFNEPAHAPDPNGPDRDGPTVPARKLLLASSGTTGLWGLDPTTGKMVWRNDVPEGGVTAPVQVAGALLVGTTRYGLFLLSPRNGRVIDGFDMGTGVAQTPSAFGNRAYAMTNVGTLLGIQIDPPVRAASLRPNHAYWSP from the coding sequence GTGAGAGCTTGGAAACGTACGGCGCTGGCGGCCTTCGGCCTGCTGGCGATGGGCGCCGGCTGCGCGACGTCCGAGACGGCCAACGATCGCGTCAGCCCGGAGGCTCCTCTCTGGTACCGGCGCCCGGCCAACACCATGTCCGTGTTGCTCAAACGCTCGCTCACCGCGACGGGGCGCACCACGGGTGAGGACTGGGAACGCGGCCGCGCCGAGATCGATCCGGCGCACGGCCGCATCTTCGTCGGCACGGCCGACCGCGGCTTCTACGCGTTGCGCGCGGGCGATGGCAGCACCATCTGGCGCTTCGAGACCCTCGGCGTCGTGCAGTGCGAGTCGCTGTACGATGCGGAGCTCGACATCGTCTACTTTGGCTCGCACGACGGTGCGCTCTACGCCGTGCGCGCCTTCGATGGCTCGCTCGTCTGGCGCTACTTCACCGGCGCCGAGGTGGCCCGGCGTCCCGTGCGCAATGGCGAGATGCTCTACTTCGCCAACGGCTCGGACCAGCTCTTCGCGGTCGATCGCCGGACGGGCAAGAAGAAGTGGCAGGCCCAGCGCACCTCCGCACTCGGCATGGAGATCGCGGGTTACGCAGGGCCGGCGCTGGCCAACAACAAGGTCTACCTCGCATTCTCCGATGGCCACGTCGTGGCCTACGACGCGCGCGACGGTAGCGAGAAGTGGACGCCCGTCGACCTGTCCGCCGAGGCCGAGCAGAACACCGCCGCGGGCGAGGTGCCCCGGTACCTCGACGTCGACACCACGCCGGTGCCCAACGACATCCCGGGCTCGGGCAACGTCGTGTACGTGGCGAGCTACGCGGGCGGCGTCTTTGCGCTGGACGCGGAGACGGGATCGCGCGTCTGGGTCAACGACCAGGCGCGCGGCGTGACGGATCTCACGCTCTTCAACGAGCCTGCGCACGCGCCCGATCCCAACGGCCCCGATCGCGACGGGCCCACGGTGCCGGCGCGCAAGCTGCTGCTCGCATCGAGTGGCACCACCGGCCTCTGGGGCCTCGATCCCACCACCGGAAAAATGGTGTGGCGCAACGACGTGCCCGAGGGCGGCGTCACCGCGCCCGTGCAGGTCGCCGGCGCGCTCCTCGTGGGCACCACGCGCTACGGGCTCTTCCTCCTATCGCCGCGCAACGGTCGCGTGATCGACGGCTTCGACATGGGCACGGGCGTCGCCCAGACTCCCTCGGCCTTCGGCAACCGCGCCTACGCGATGACCAACGTCGGCACCTTGCTCGGCATTCAGATCGATCCGCCAGTTCGCGCCGCGTCGTTGCGGCCGAATCACGCGTACTGGTCTCCGTGA
- a CDS encoding helix-turn-helix transcriptional regulator: MDVPEHIRGTSQIPIGRSRTLADFQRWVMGTMQSLVPAAGAFFCLERNGVVAFASSLRVVDDTVASIAFRESVSLAHAFGLVANGARRAISTIEFDLADASKNSPYFRDNSTLDTFVRAMVMPLCEGGATVGVCGVERRGDEPPFTPCEIQRAENVAPLIHAATRAQLRLDELLREVTALRSLASVEGTLLVIDRDTRRVVWTASKEDGVDWPALVEPVAGEIMALADAQRRTSAHGEPVVSTSRICGRTIMGISDIDEKSIFGANRCVLIHLQAMNGLGERRETLSAREHEVGRLLVAGYNRVNIAAIVGLSENTVRTYIRRLYAKLGVSNRVDMVRQFVESSRNGNLPISNASIHRDIRVNDE, encoded by the coding sequence ATGGACGTTCCGGAACATATCCGTGGCACCTCGCAAATCCCTATCGGGCGCTCACGGACGCTTGCCGACTTTCAACGCTGGGTCATGGGCACCATGCAGAGCCTGGTGCCGGCCGCGGGCGCTTTCTTTTGCCTGGAGAGGAACGGCGTCGTCGCCTTCGCAAGCTCTCTCCGCGTGGTGGACGACACCGTCGCATCCATCGCGTTTCGCGAATCGGTGAGTCTCGCCCACGCCTTCGGCCTCGTGGCCAATGGCGCGCGCCGGGCGATTTCGACCATTGAATTCGATTTGGCCGACGCATCGAAGAATTCGCCCTATTTTCGCGATAACTCCACACTCGATACCTTCGTGAGGGCCATGGTGATGCCCCTCTGCGAAGGAGGCGCGACCGTCGGCGTGTGCGGTGTCGAGCGGCGAGGGGACGAGCCGCCGTTCACCCCGTGCGAGATTCAAAGGGCCGAGAACGTGGCGCCTTTGATCCATGCCGCCACGCGCGCGCAACTTCGTTTGGATGAGCTGCTTCGCGAAGTGACGGCGCTGCGTTCGTTGGCCAGCGTCGAGGGAACGTTGTTGGTCATCGATCGCGATACGCGGCGCGTGGTGTGGACCGCGAGCAAGGAAGACGGGGTCGATTGGCCCGCACTGGTGGAGCCGGTGGCCGGAGAAATCATGGCGTTGGCCGATGCGCAGCGCCGTACGAGCGCCCATGGCGAGCCGGTCGTATCGACCTCCCGAATTTGCGGAAGAACCATAATGGGTATTTCCGACATCGACGAGAAATCGATCTTCGGGGCCAATCGATGCGTGCTGATCCATTTGCAAGCCATGAATGGACTCGGCGAACGAAGGGAAACCCTGTCGGCGCGCGAGCACGAGGTGGGGCGCTTGCTGGTGGCCGGCTACAACCGCGTCAATATCGCAGCCATCGTGGGCCTCAGCGAAAACACGGTGCGAACTTACATCCGGCGGCTGTACGCGAAGCTGGGTGTCTCGAACCGCGTGGACATGGTCCGGCAATTCGTCGAATCGTCCCGCAATGGAAACTTGCCTATCTCGAATGCCTCGATCCATCGCGATATTCGCGTGAACGACGAGTGA
- the mvaD gene encoding diphosphomevalonate decarboxylase: MQALAEARANIALVKYWGKLDAALNLPAVPSLSLTVDALTTRTSVRFDPSRTLDALFIDQKPADPRALGRVSRHLDRVVGSAAANARMFAEVRSTNDFPTAGGLASSASAFAALTLAAVAAAGRESDPTKLSVLARQASGSAARSILGGLVLLGVGTPGQVDSSFATQVASEGEWPDLRLVIGIASEAPKEIASTDGMNQSESSPYYAPWTSSAPADIARAMDAIARRDLPALGAVAERSALRMHACALAADPGVVYLRGPTVEGLHAIRKLRARGVPAWFTCDAGPHPKALTSPEDAAQVARALAEVPGIQRTIIAAPGKGALLLDGQRVSASSFTPETRIA, encoded by the coding sequence ATGCAAGCCCTCGCCGAAGCCCGCGCCAACATCGCCCTGGTCAAATACTGGGGAAAGCTGGACGCGGCGCTGAATCTCCCGGCCGTGCCCAGCCTTTCGCTCACCGTCGATGCGCTCACCACCCGCACCAGTGTTCGCTTCGACCCGTCACGGACCCTCGATGCGCTGTTCATCGATCAGAAGCCGGCCGATCCGCGGGCGCTCGGGCGGGTCTCTCGGCATCTCGATCGGGTCGTGGGGTCGGCTGCCGCGAACGCACGGATGTTTGCCGAGGTTCGCAGCACCAACGATTTTCCCACCGCCGGGGGGCTCGCGTCGTCGGCGTCGGCCTTTGCCGCGTTGACGTTGGCCGCGGTGGCAGCGGCCGGGCGGGAGAGCGATCCGACCAAGCTTTCCGTCCTCGCGCGGCAGGCGTCGGGGTCGGCGGCGCGCTCCATCTTGGGCGGGCTGGTTCTGCTCGGGGTGGGGACGCCGGGACAGGTCGATTCCTCGTTTGCCACGCAGGTGGCCTCGGAAGGGGAGTGGCCCGATCTGAGGCTGGTCATCGGCATCGCCTCCGAGGCTCCGAAGGAGATCGCGTCCACCGACGGCATGAACCAGAGTGAGAGCTCTCCTTATTACGCGCCGTGGACGTCGTCGGCTCCGGCCGACATCGCGCGCGCCATGGACGCCATCGCGCGGCGCGACCTGCCCGCGCTGGGGGCGGTCGCCGAGCGAAGTGCCCTGCGCATGCATGCGTGCGCGCTGGCCGCGGATCCAGGGGTCGTGTACCTGCGCGGCCCGACCGTCGAAGGTCTGCATGCGATCCGGAAGCTGCGGGCACGGGGGGTGCCCGCATGGTTCACCTGCGACGCCGGACCCCATCCCAAGGCCCTGACATCCCCGGAGGACGCCGCGCAGGTTGCCCGTGCGCTCGCCGAGGTGCCGGGGATCCAACGAACCATCATCGCCGCTCCCGGCAAGGGCGCGCTGCTCCTCGATGGACAGCGCGTCTCGGCCTCGAGCTTCACCCCCGAGACGAGGATTGCATGA
- the fni gene encoding type 2 isopentenyl-diphosphate Delta-isomerase — protein MAETHEAVQESIIGARKADHIALCASGKVEFRGKGTLLDEVHLVHDALPDRHLDAIDLGTTLLGRRLAAPVVVSGMTGGTPEARAINRDLARAAETLGLAFGLGSQRAMVLRPDTAATYAVRDVAPTALVLGNIGLVQAREMSSASLRELVDAVGADALCVHLNPAMELIQPGGDRDFRGGLAVLERLVRDLPKPIVVKETGCGISRRVARAVRDIGVTAIDVSGAGGTSWVGVETERARGEERQLGEELWDWGIPTAASVGLIADLGLEVIATGGLRNGSDVVRALALGATAGGLAAPVLRAQRAPEGGGYEGALAFLRYVVSGVRSITFLTGCGSSAALRSAPRVLGPALRAWLLDAR, from the coding sequence ATGGCCGAGACCCACGAAGCAGTCCAAGAGAGCATCATCGGTGCGCGCAAGGCCGACCACATTGCCTTGTGCGCGAGCGGCAAGGTCGAATTTCGCGGAAAGGGGACCTTGCTCGACGAGGTTCACCTCGTCCACGACGCACTCCCCGATCGGCACCTCGATGCCATCGATCTCGGAACGACACTCCTCGGTCGGCGGCTCGCGGCGCCGGTCGTGGTGAGCGGCATGACCGGTGGCACGCCGGAAGCCCGCGCCATCAACCGCGATCTCGCGCGTGCGGCGGAGACCTTGGGTCTCGCGTTCGGGCTCGGATCGCAGCGTGCGATGGTCCTGCGCCCCGATACCGCGGCCACCTACGCGGTGCGCGACGTGGCTCCGACGGCTCTCGTGCTGGGCAACATCGGGCTGGTGCAAGCGCGCGAGATGTCCAGCGCGTCGCTTCGGGAGCTCGTCGATGCGGTGGGGGCCGACGCGCTCTGCGTTCACCTGAATCCGGCCATGGAGTTGATCCAACCCGGCGGCGACCGCGACTTCCGCGGAGGGCTCGCGGTGCTCGAGCGCCTGGTTCGCGATCTGCCCAAGCCCATCGTCGTCAAGGAAACGGGCTGCGGCATCTCCCGCCGGGTCGCGCGTGCGGTCCGTGACATCGGTGTCACCGCCATCGACGTGAGCGGCGCCGGCGGCACTTCGTGGGTCGGCGTGGAAACGGAGCGCGCGCGGGGAGAGGAGCGACAGCTCGGCGAGGAGCTCTGGGATTGGGGCATTCCCACGGCGGCGTCGGTGGGGCTCATCGCGGATCTCGGCCTCGAGGTCATCGCGACGGGTGGACTGCGCAATGGCTCGGACGTGGTACGCGCGCTGGCACTCGGGGCGACGGCGGGCGGTCTGGCCGCACCGGTGCTGCGTGCGCAGCGGGCACCAGAGGGCGGTGGCTACGAGGGCGCGCTGGCCTTTCTTCGCTACGTGGTCTCGGGCGTGAGGTCGATCACGTTCCTCACCGGGTGCGGCTCGTCGGCCGCGCTTCGAAGTGCGCCGCGGGTGCTGGGCCCCGCGTTGCGGGCGTGGCTTTTGGATGCGCGATGA